Proteins encoded in a region of the Clostridium beijerinckii genome:
- a CDS encoding TIGR02679 domain-containing protein, whose product MEEALALINSNKMYKVIFKEVYNKFKKYGKITGSFVIKSKSEEDTYVLMNFDQNVLYDGKAKIKCALVEELFIKKLKGYSFIELMEKVIGSELKSNKELRETEKNSINDFFETIINKSQNGRGKDWFRYLEENKARGYNTVIRKYKEYKENNTLNILLNELILVNDSLSKLPYTYSSKENISVFAAQMTKNPHFFDLDTYTGKLLIHGINFILNKKGAEALEEINELYYNVGILKDEISNHTTVFGLNAFDEDGSEIKPIKLFNEWKEPLQLSISNLLKIKCIKAENDEVYIFENPSVFSSVSKQIKSKASLMCTSGQLNLSSYIIIDKIADLKTIYYAGDFDPEGLLIADKIKQKYKDKVKFMLYDRSIYEKIKSLEPINQKRLAILENLKSEELMDIKEAINKEQRAAYQELLIDEYIKFI is encoded by the coding sequence ATGGAAGAGGCTTTGGCTTTAATAAATAGCAATAAAATGTATAAAGTGATTTTTAAAGAAGTCTACAATAAGTTTAAGAAATATGGAAAAATAACAGGCTCTTTTGTAATAAAATCAAAGTCTGAAGAAGATACTTATGTGCTTATGAATTTCGATCAAAATGTGCTTTATGATGGAAAGGCAAAGATTAAATGCGCTTTGGTTGAAGAACTTTTTATAAAAAAACTTAAAGGTTACTCTTTTATAGAATTAATGGAAAAAGTTATAGGAAGTGAGCTTAAAAGCAATAAGGAATTAAGAGAAACAGAAAAAAATAGTATAAATGATTTTTTTGAAACTATAATTAATAAATCTCAAAATGGTAGAGGTAAGGATTGGTTTAGATATTTAGAGGAGAATAAAGCAAGAGGTTATAATACAGTAATTAGAAAATATAAAGAATATAAGGAAAATAATACTCTTAATATCTTACTTAATGAATTGATATTAGTAAATGATTCATTAAGTAAACTTCCTTATACATATAGTTCTAAAGAGAACATATCAGTGTTTGCGGCCCAAATGACTAAAAATCCACATTTTTTTGATTTAGATACTTACACTGGGAAATTATTAATTCATGGAATAAATTTTATTTTAAATAAAAAAGGTGCAGAGGCATTAGAAGAAATAAATGAATTATATTATAATGTTGGAATCTTAAAAGACGAAATATCTAATCATACAACTGTTTTTGGTCTAAATGCCTTTGATGAAGATGGTAGTGAAATAAAACCAATAAAATTGTTTAATGAATGGAAGGAACCATTGCAGCTTTCAATATCAAATTTATTAAAGATAAAGTGCATAAAAGCTGAAAATGATGAAGTTTATATTTTTGAAAATCCCTCTGTTTTTAGTAGCGTATCAAAGCAGATAAAAAGCAAAGCATCATTAATGTGTACAAGTGGACAATTAAATTTATCTTCATATATTATTATTGATAAAATAGCTGATTTAAAAACCATTTATTATGCAGGTGATTTTGATCCAGAAGGTTTGCTTATTGCTGATAAAATAAAACAAAAATATAAGGATAAAGTAAAATTTATGTTATATGATAGGTCTATATATGAAAAAATTAAATCATTAGAACCAATAAACCAAAAAAGATTAGCAATACTAGAAAACTTAAAATCTGAAGAATTAATGGATATTAAAGAAGCAATAAATAAAGAACAGAGAGCTGCATATCAAGAATTACTTATAGATGAGTATATTAAATTCATCTAA
- a CDS encoding TIGR02678 family protein, with amino-acid sequence MKFTQLLENYIILKEKDRELYYDIIDNIDNYREFINDNLSYNLIIKEDFIKLEKIPAIPKSWMGIQSFNNKKEYIFFLLILMYLEDKNKEEQFILSNVTEYIEHNYPGEKIEWTVFKNRKSLITVLKFSLELGIIKKNDGEEEEFNKSENGEVLYESTGISRYVVRRFNREIFDSESYIELLEDAIEGISTDKGIIRKNRVFRELTLSPIVYNNENSSDYEYIKNYRNSIKSTFEKYLEWDIHIHKNGAMAVIKNANEIRDTFPNGKGESAITLFVNRKIKDMLEDGKLIINEKDTIIIKEELFDKILLEVKKKYGHGFTKAFRDALDSYYLGTIKRFMEEYYLINVKDGYVELMPLIVKATGKYPDDYNGEEK; translated from the coding sequence ATGAAATTTACACAGCTACTTGAAAACTACATTATTTTAAAGGAAAAAGATCGTGAGCTTTATTATGATATTATAGATAATATTGATAATTATCGAGAATTTATAAATGATAATCTTTCATATAATCTGATTATTAAAGAGGATTTTATTAAGCTTGAAAAAATTCCGGCAATACCTAAAAGCTGGATGGGAATACAGAGCTTTAATAATAAAAAAGAATATATTTTCTTTTTGCTTATTTTAATGTATCTTGAAGATAAAAATAAAGAAGAGCAGTTTATTTTATCAAATGTAACTGAATATATAGAACATAATTATCCTGGTGAAAAAATAGAATGGACAGTATTTAAAAATAGAAAAAGTTTAATAACAGTATTAAAATTTTCTTTAGAACTTGGAATCATTAAGAAAAATGATGGTGAAGAAGAAGAGTTTAATAAAAGTGAAAATGGTGAAGTATTATATGAAAGTACAGGAATTTCTAGGTATGTAGTCAGAAGATTTAATAGAGAAATTTTTGATTCAGAAAGTTATATTGAACTTTTAGAAGATGCAATAGAGGGAATTAGTACTGATAAAGGTATTATACGAAAAAATAGAGTTTTTAGAGAGCTTACCTTATCCCCTATAGTATATAATAACGAAAATAGTAGTGATTATGAGTACATAAAAAATTATAGAAATTCTATAAAAAGTACCTTTGAAAAATATCTTGAATGGGATATTCATATTCATAAAAATGGGGCCATGGCAGTAATAAAAAATGCAAATGAAATTAGGGACACTTTTCCAAATGGAAAAGGAGAAAGTGCAATAACACTATTTGTTAACAGGAAAATAAAAGATATGCTTGAAGATGGAAAGCTTATTATAAATGAGAAAGATACAATTATTATAAAAGAAGAACTTTTCGATAAAATATTATTAGAAGTTAAAAAGAAATATGGACATGGTTTTACTAAGGCCTTTAGGGATGCTTTAGATAGTTACTACTTAGGAACTATAAAAAGATTTATGGAAGAATATTATTTAATTAATGTTAAAGATGGTTATGTTGAATTAATGCCGTTAATAGTAAAAGCTACAGGTAAATACCCTGATGATTATAATGGAGAGGAAAAATAG
- a CDS encoding methyl-accepting chemotaxis protein: MNWFKFRKNKNQNEEENIQNEQNNKLNTEKTSNYDKYVNYGILHMEKKFGEFMDEEVRVTQSIKEIDNTYSKINAIQNVINNIDSNFNDFSQYANKINDVMNRSDSAVNQADNKMGTLADKINGTCTQLDSITEAFHELENNSRNIQNMSNSITGIASNTNLLALNASIEAARAGEAGRGFSVVADEIRKLSLSTTELVSGIDKSVKELYESIDSLREEIRNSKTAITDNYEYAQNVQKDFKQVTDCTIEAKEFSQHIIKGIERTSSEISGAVTGVDSVTEIVNSLGNKLDTLNLRMSTRSTIICDIINFMQQIENLLADSINDNGK; this comes from the coding sequence ATGAATTGGTTTAAATTTAGAAAAAATAAAAATCAAAACGAAGAAGAAAATATTCAAAATGAACAGAATAACAAATTAAACACAGAAAAAACGTCTAATTACGATAAATATGTTAACTATGGTATTTTACATATGGAAAAGAAATTTGGAGAATTCATGGATGAAGAAGTTAGAGTGACTCAATCCATTAAAGAAATTGACAATACATATTCAAAAATCAATGCCATACAAAATGTAATTAACAATATAGACTCTAATTTTAATGATTTTAGCCAATATGCTAATAAAATTAATGATGTTATGAATCGTTCTGACAGTGCAGTAAACCAGGCAGATAATAAAATGGGTACGTTGGCAGATAAAATTAACGGAACATGTACTCAGCTAGATTCAATTACAGAGGCTTTTCATGAATTAGAAAATAACTCTAGAAACATTCAAAATATGTCAAATAGTATAACAGGCATAGCTAGCAATACAAATCTCCTGGCTTTAAATGCATCTATTGAAGCAGCAAGAGCTGGTGAAGCAGGTAGAGGTTTTTCTGTTGTAGCAGATGAAATTAGAAAATTATCTTTATCAACAACAGAATTAGTTAGTGGAATTGATAAAAGTGTTAAAGAATTATATGAAAGCATAGATTCTCTTAGAGAGGAAATCAGAAATTCTAAAACCGCAATTACTGATAACTATGAATATGCTCAAAATGTTCAAAAAGATTTCAAACAAGTAACTGATTGTACTATTGAAGCAAAAGAGTTTAGCCAGCATATAATTAAAGGAATTGAGCGTACAAGCTCTGAGATTAGTGGTGCAGTAACTGGTGTTGACTCTGTGACTGAGATTGTGAATTCTTTGGGTAATAAATTAGATACATTAAATTTAAGAATGAGCACAAGATCAACTATTATCTGCGATATTATAAACTTTATGCAGCAGATTGAAAATTTGCTAGCTGATTCTATTAATGATAATGGAAAGTAA
- a CDS encoding TIGR02680 family protein, producing MERWTANKFGLFNFWYYDDEEFKLSNGKIIFRGTNGSGKSVTTQSFIPLLLDGDKRPSRLDPFGSNARKIENYILVDEKDEDRISYLYIEFVKPESNNYITIGMGMRGRKAKQLDSWYFILKDGRRINVDFKLYKFSGQKLPLTSKQLQNELDNGNIFTTSQKEYMEKVNEHLFGYSDIESYKDLLNLLIQLRSPKLSKDFKPTVIYEILKESLNTLSDDDLRPMAEAMDNMDNLNLRLEELKKSIEGASKIKKVFDKYNLNVLYEKAVKYKNKLTNVEKLTKSLEKIESELKEKEKDTYNQKITLKEMQNELNKAKIKESTLKGNKGFALRDEISKEEKVLKEIEAEIKTKENESNRILQTKIEKENVTKELDNELYKKTKNFKEILDDEEYYRDESFFEHTEDFRGILDKDTEYDFKNILTSIEEYDNAVRSSYNLIAKYENITNDLNLMEEKQSKQQGIVKTKENILSESKEYLTTVKSEYIEKINEYITNLKELSIGKEQIIEIYKQVNEIYEISHCDNIRNNISEIAETIKNKINELKLNSEIYMKKVLEDIETVNKEIDNLVNSKEVIEDEAYLLKVKEKLDENLIPYEDFYKVIDFKDDLDETKRKSLEGSLLNMGILTSLIVPEEFKNKALEVLENINYRIIFSDVNCEEENIYEYFNIENEVFANTYKEDVKSILMSISINEGNKNNTYIKDSEFGIGIINGYSNDDYNLKYIGLNSRENYRKERIKNLEKYKNEKNKEKEIYAKNIDGLIERSSILNKEKEEFPKTDDIKETIKVIDENIKSLDKEVSDLQYINEKIYGLKEEVKSLKIKLFTESEGIKIPKNKKSYEEAMKGISDYRKTINSLQNQLIEIYYKHKERKQLEEYIEDILYNLDNVNGELYKLKDKRNERINNIQGLTEAIKIFDLGKLQEEYALVTNIITNYPEKIQEISDFIAREETAIGFIEEKIDLKRKSILEEKTQLNYFEEIVRNELNLKYIEELSELEFKESINWSIENSNNIRENVNIQSLLYENFNLNKGYLIDYHPKLENIFNYDESDDTKNEIFKGSARLDIKIKFNKKDISIYQLISYLESALEEQALLINEKEREVFEDTLINTLSSKINAKIHKAKGWVKEIDELMGNMDTSSGFKLYLNWRPKKAENEGEINIKDLTEILSTPHFMTEEQRKSVSEHFKEKLKRQKRIVDKDGLSRNYHTIIKEVLDYREWFEFQLSFSKPTERKKELTDNEFFKLSGGEKAMAMYVPLFAAVNARYNSADKKDCPRIISLDEAFAGVDEDNISNMFTLIENLKLDYVLNSQVLWGTYESVKSLSIYELIRQGEDVVLPFKYHWNGKVKTMEVEV from the coding sequence ATGGAGAGATGGACAGCTAATAAATTTGGATTATTTAATTTTTGGTATTATGATGATGAAGAATTTAAATTATCAAATGGCAAAATTATATTTAGAGGAACTAATGGAAGCGGAAAGTCAGTAACTACCCAAAGTTTTATACCTCTTCTCCTTGATGGAGATAAAAGACCTTCAAGGTTAGACCCTTTTGGATCAAATGCAAGAAAAATAGAAAATTACATACTTGTTGATGAAAAAGATGAAGATAGAATTTCTTATTTATACATTGAGTTTGTAAAACCTGAATCAAATAATTACATAACAATAGGCATGGGAATGAGGGGACGTAAAGCCAAACAGTTAGATTCCTGGTATTTTATATTAAAAGATGGAAGAAGAATAAATGTTGATTTTAAATTATATAAATTCTCAGGTCAAAAGCTTCCTCTTACATCAAAACAGCTGCAAAATGAGTTAGATAATGGAAATATCTTTACAACAAGCCAGAAAGAATATATGGAAAAAGTAAATGAACATTTATTTGGATATTCTGATATTGAAAGTTACAAAGATCTTTTAAATTTATTGATTCAGCTTAGAAGTCCAAAATTATCAAAGGATTTTAAGCCAACAGTAATTTATGAGATTTTAAAGGAATCTCTAAACACTTTATCTGATGATGATTTAAGACCTATGGCGGAAGCCATGGATAACATGGATAATTTAAATTTAAGACTTGAAGAGCTTAAAAAGAGCATAGAAGGCGCAAGTAAGATAAAAAAAGTATTTGATAAATATAATTTAAATGTATTATACGAAAAGGCAGTTAAATATAAAAACAAATTAACTAACGTTGAAAAGCTTACTAAGTCATTAGAAAAAATTGAAAGTGAGTTAAAAGAGAAGGAGAAAGATACATATAATCAAAAGATTACATTAAAGGAAATGCAAAATGAGCTTAATAAAGCTAAAATTAAGGAATCAACATTAAAAGGAAATAAAGGTTTTGCTCTTAGAGATGAAATATCAAAGGAAGAAAAAGTACTAAAAGAAATTGAAGCAGAAATAAAAACAAAAGAAAATGAGAGTAATAGAATACTTCAAACTAAAATAGAAAAAGAAAATGTAACTAAAGAATTAGATAATGAATTGTATAAAAAAACAAAGAATTTTAAAGAAATTCTTGATGATGAAGAGTATTATAGAGACGAATCATTTTTTGAACATACTGAAGATTTTAGAGGTATTTTAGATAAAGATACAGAGTATGATTTTAAAAATATTTTAACCAGCATAGAGGAATATGATAATGCAGTAAGGTCTTCTTATAACTTAATTGCTAAGTATGAAAATATAACAAATGATTTAAATCTTATGGAAGAAAAACAAAGCAAGCAGCAGGGAATTGTGAAAACTAAAGAAAACATACTCTCAGAGTCAAAAGAATATTTAACTACTGTTAAAAGTGAATATATTGAAAAGATTAATGAATATATAACAAACCTTAAGGAACTTAGTATAGGTAAAGAACAAATAATAGAAATCTATAAACAAGTAAATGAAATCTATGAAATAAGTCATTGTGATAACATTAGAAACAATATTAGCGAAATAGCAGAAACTATAAAAAATAAAATAAATGAATTAAAGCTAAACAGCGAAATTTATATGAAAAAGGTACTTGAAGATATAGAGACTGTAAATAAAGAAATTGATAATCTAGTTAATTCTAAGGAAGTAATTGAAGATGAGGCTTACCTTTTAAAAGTTAAAGAAAAGCTAGATGAGAATTTGATTCCATATGAAGATTTCTATAAAGTAATTGATTTTAAAGATGATTTAGATGAAACAAAGAGAAAAAGCCTAGAAGGCAGTCTTTTGAATATGGGAATATTAACTTCATTAATAGTTCCAGAAGAGTTTAAAAATAAAGCTTTAGAAGTATTAGAAAATATAAATTATAGAATTATTTTTAGTGATGTAAATTGTGAAGAAGAGAATATTTATGAGTATTTTAATATTGAAAATGAAGTTTTTGCGAATACATATAAAGAAGATGTAAAAAGTATATTGATGTCCATATCAATAAATGAAGGAAATAAAAATAATACTTATATTAAAGACAGTGAATTTGGTATTGGGATAATTAATGGTTATAGTAATGATGATTATAATTTAAAATATATTGGTCTTAATTCAAGAGAAAATTATAGAAAAGAAAGAATAAAAAACTTAGAGAAATACAAAAATGAGAAAAATAAAGAAAAAGAAATATATGCTAAAAATATAGATGGCTTAATTGAAAGAAGTTCTATTTTAAATAAGGAAAAAGAGGAATTCCCTAAAACTGATGATATTAAAGAAACCATAAAGGTAATAGATGAAAATATAAAGAGTTTAGATAAAGAGGTAAGTGACCTTCAGTATATAAATGAGAAGATATATGGCTTAAAAGAAGAAGTTAAAAGTTTAAAAATAAAATTATTCACTGAAAGTGAAGGCATTAAAATCCCTAAAAATAAAAAAAGCTATGAAGAAGCAATGAAGGGGATTTCAGATTATAGAAAAACAATAAACAGTTTACAAAATCAATTGATAGAGATTTATTATAAACATAAAGAAAGAAAACAGCTTGAAGAGTATATTGAAGATATATTATATAATTTAGATAATGTAAATGGGGAGTTATATAAGCTTAAGGATAAAAGAAATGAAAGAATAAATAATATTCAAGGATTAACAGAAGCAATTAAAATATTTGATTTAGGTAAACTTCAAGAAGAATATGCCCTTGTAACAAATATAATAACGAATTATCCTGAAAAAATACAGGAGATTTCAGACTTTATTGCCAGAGAAGAAACAGCAATAGGATTTATTGAAGAAAAAATTGATCTAAAAAGAAAGAGTATATTAGAAGAAAAAACTCAGTTAAATTATTTTGAAGAGATTGTTAGAAATGAACTTAATCTTAAATACATAGAGGAATTAAGTGAATTAGAGTTTAAGGAGTCCATTAATTGGAGTATTGAAAATTCTAATAATATACGAGAAAATGTTAATATTCAGTCATTACTCTATGAAAATTTCAATTTAAATAAAGGGTACCTTATAGATTATCATCCTAAACTTGAAAATATTTTTAATTATGATGAAAGTGATGATACTAAAAATGAAATTTTCAAAGGATCTGCAAGATTAGATATAAAGATAAAATTTAATAAGAAGGATATATCTATTTATCAATTAATAAGTTATCTTGAAAGTGCATTAGAAGAGCAGGCATTACTTATAAATGAAAAAGAAAGAGAGGTATTTGAGGATACTCTAATAAATACCTTAAGCAGTAAAATAAATGCTAAAATCCATAAGGCAAAAGGCTGGGTAAAAGAAATTGATGAACTTATGGGAAATATGGATACATCAAGCGGTTTTAAATTATATCTAAATTGGAGACCAAAGAAGGCTGAAAATGAAGGTGAAATTAACATAAAAGATTTAACTGAAATACTAAGCACACCGCACTTTATGACAGAAGAGCAAAGAAAAAGTGTTTCTGAGCATTTTAAAGAAAAATTAAAGAGACAGAAGCGTATTGTGGATAAAGATGGTTTAAGCAGAAATTATCATACCATAATAAAGGAAGTATTGGATTATAGAGAATGGTTTGAATTTCAATTATCATTTTCAAAACCAACAGAAAGAAAAAAGGAATTAACAGATAATGAATTTTTTAAACTTTCTGGTGGAGAAAAAGCAATGGCAATGTATGTACCGCTTTTTGCAGCAGTAAATGCCAGATATAATAGTGCAGATAAAAAGGATTGTCCTAGAATAATATCCTTAGATGAAGCTTTTGCAGGAGTAGACGAAGATAACATTAGTAATATGTTTACATTAATCGAAAATTTAAAGCTTGATTATGTTTTAAACTCTCAAGTATTATGGGGAACTTATGAAAGTGTAAAAAGTTTATCTATATATGAACTTATAAGACAAGGGGAGGATGTAGTTCTGCCTTTTAAATATCACTGGAATGGTAAAGTAAAGACAATGGAAGTTGAGGTTTAG